Within the Astyanax mexicanus isolate ESR-SI-001 chromosome 9, AstMex3_surface, whole genome shotgun sequence genome, the region CATTTTATTATAAACATAACAGAAATACCCTAGTGTTATTGCATATGATCACgaattttgtgtttttggttacatttcctaaataaaaatactttaaagaggaattccaccagtattttgttttgtttttaattctacacaataaaatatttattttcatactTGTGACTTAACAGTGAAGAAAGAGGTAAAATTCCGTGAAATCTGTGAAAAACTGCTTGATATTTGGCCTTTCATTTGATTTCGGACAAAATAATTTTGGTTCATCCATACTTTTCAGACATTTGGTTTCATGCACCACTATTATAAAAAGGTTTGACTTTGTAACTTTCTTTAAAGTTAAGCAATTCACACCGAAACACTGTGAATGACTTCTTCAATGTTATGAGAGATTATATCACCTACTATAAATGTTAGATAAAACATAACAACAGTTTTAAGGCATATTGTTGCAACAGTTTTTATTGCAGACTGGGTTATTACAGCACATATCAGTGCTACAATGTAGaacactctgaaaaaaaaattaaacattcaaTTTTACTAAAGCATTTGTAAACTTGTCCTTCGGCTTCTGCAGACGCACTTCAGACACATAAGATCGTCAGCAACTAAGATTAAAAAAGACCTTGAGGTCATTGTTCACTCAGATGGTGTTTTGTAAGTTGGGGCAGTCATGCACCCTGCTCCTGTCCAGACTAGTGTTGAAAGTGGTGTCCTGGTACATCCCGCTCTGGCCCAGGTGCTGAGTGAAGGCCTGGGATATAGGGTGGTAGGAGCATGGTGAAGACTCGAAGCTCGGGGGTCTCAGTCCATACTCACTAGCTGTAGTTCTGTACAGTGCGCTCTGCAGTTTCACCCATGGAGAAACTGAGGTGGCCTTTGGTCTCAGAGTGCAGGTGAAGACTGGGTTGCCTGGATTGGCACAGGGGGCAGGAGCTGTTTTCTGCGACCCATCCTGTTGCTCTTCTTTTTGGGACATCTCAGCCAGACAGGATTCTAAAATGTGGAAGCacaaataaatgtgtttaatttttttagtgTCACCCTTACCCTCAAAACTGAGTTATGATTGGCTTAAATATTGGCTCtgatccatcattccagagaacacaggtaCACTGCCTCGGAGAttaatgctgggggctttatagccCTGAAGCcctacttatttacttacttacatactTACTGGCTTAGGTACTTAGTTACTTACTTATGTACTTAGTAACTTATATACTTACGTATTTACTTAGCTAGTAACTTACTTAGTTATTTACCTACATACTAAGTTACTTACTTACATACTTAG harbors:
- the LOC103045862 gene encoding piercer of microtubule wall 2 protein, giving the protein METDQQPEHISSSSSSFPPPAESCLAEMSQKEEQQDGSQKTAPAPCANPGNPVFTCTLRPKATSVSPWVKLQSALYRTTASEYGLRPPSFESSPCSYHPISQAFTQHLGQSGMYQDTTFNTSLDRSRVHDCPNLQNTI